The Nitrospirota bacterium genome contains a region encoding:
- a CDS encoding helix-turn-helix domain-containing protein, which produces MESSLMRVNDAAQLLRVSKWTIYRWIEEGRLDATKIGHGSLRVFRESVTALVEANRTDPPPVTRSIPRKVVPIRAAGSNKKR; this is translated from the coding sequence ATGGAATCATCGTTGATGCGGGTGAACGACGCGGCGCAACTGTTACGCGTGAGCAAGTGGACGATTTACCGGTGGATTGAAGAAGGACGGCTGGATGCGACCAAGATTGGACATGGCAGCCTGCGCGTCTTTCGCGAATCGGTCACGGCGTTGGTCGAGGCCAATCGTACGGATCCACCACCGGTGACTCGCTCGATTCCCCGTAAGGTGGTGCCAATTCGTGCAGCAGGCTCGAATAAGAAACGCTGA
- a CDS encoding cytochrome P460 family protein, translated as MNHDQEYPELIPVVVRLMAIALGVTTRSVAAPEQTQQPMAFGYRSWPTCQIAGHQQGHEEILKFYVCPKGAATLDDEPFSLGTRFVMETYRVEEDRFGQGSAKKPARHELVQVFSMQKYASLERSGLRSCAVDGWLFSTFVQAGVPSRSARITIGAGLRGWTALTTQGVLTEGDVCPYVSLSHILERRYVSTAQAS; from the coding sequence ATGAATCACGATCAGGAATATCCCGAACTCATCCCCGTGGTGGTCAGACTGATGGCTATTGCGCTGGGGGTGACCACCAGGTCTGTTGCCGCACCGGAACAGACGCAACAGCCGATGGCGTTCGGCTATCGGTCTTGGCCGACCTGTCAGATTGCCGGGCACCAGCAGGGTCACGAGGAAATACTAAAGTTTTACGTCTGTCCCAAAGGAGCAGCGACATTGGATGACGAGCCCTTTTCGCTGGGTACGCGGTTTGTGATGGAGACCTATCGTGTTGAGGAGGACCGTTTCGGCCAAGGGAGCGCCAAGAAGCCGGCCCGTCACGAACTGGTGCAGGTGTTCAGTATGCAAAAGTATGCGAGCCTTGAGCGGTCCGGTTTGCGGTCTTGCGCCGTCGATGGGTGGCTCTTTTCCACTTTCGTTCAGGCAGGCGTGCCGTCGCGCAGTGCTCGCATCACAATTGGGGCGGGACTCAGGGGTTGGACTGCGCTGACCACGCAGGGAGTCCTGACAGAGGGAGACGTATGCCCATACGTTTCCCTCTCCCATATTCTGGAGCGCCGATACGTCTCGACCGCGCAGGCGTCATGA
- a CDS encoding TonB-dependent receptor, producing the protein MSRARTWNTTCALLACIVMSVIASIPSVAWGAEEPVGQEASELTMETVKIEGQRIENVNDIKKEFARRPGSNILIEEKQITESRALNLQDVLQFAPGVRFQSRFGADEGQFSIRGTSLRNNFHHRGINILINGIYFGDADGFSDFESIDLLAYERIEVYKGANALRYGANSIGGAINFVPRTGYSASMLQMRFLAGSFGMVSGQVSSGKVTEPFKVGSMTATADYYVSVSGNRQDGFQDHSQQARQRINANVGLQLGNHQEIRAYFLQANVSEAIPGSLTNAQLFQNRSQAGGQTPPGTPPFFACVSNNQTCNWGRYYNQQRIGLAYRNEFAPNQAFEIIPYFSNQYVDHPIFQTIRQDNTNVGGEFRYVNTNQLFGLNHSFVAGFQPRYGNQHQTRFVNINGNIGAMTQNYFARTTYFGAYAEDSLDATKDFTIVIGGRWDNSGRQANVQNFSPAGNPFDPTIPSTLSNTQQPLRHFDAISPKLGFVYRTTPTSQAYFNASRAYEAPLNVELLSSVNANGSANTGFLDLDAQRAWQFELGHRGTSANKRYSWDVTAYDLEMRKEILASNINNQSTFQNANGTRHTGVEAGGAMVLTRGLFAQNADGRADSLQTRVAYTWSRFKFTDDVRGGGVGGPNVLVAKDGNTVAGMPEHNMNVEVRYDHPAGWWVAPNFEWSLSGFYVDYLNTVKNPSYFVLHLKSGWNITDRLTFFAEGRNLTDKTYAGAVVVNDSLNRFANPSQGISAYAGLEYKY; encoded by the coding sequence ATGAGTCGCGCAAGAACGTGGAACACAACCTGTGCCCTCTTGGCCTGTATCGTGATGAGCGTGATCGCATCAATTCCATCTGTGGCCTGGGGCGCAGAGGAACCAGTCGGACAGGAGGCCTCCGAGTTGACGATGGAGACGGTGAAGATCGAAGGGCAGCGGATCGAAAACGTAAACGATATCAAAAAGGAATTCGCACGCAGGCCGGGGAGCAATATTCTCATTGAGGAAAAGCAGATCACGGAATCTCGTGCGCTCAATCTCCAGGATGTCTTACAGTTTGCGCCGGGTGTGCGGTTCCAGTCACGCTTTGGAGCGGATGAGGGACAGTTTTCGATCAGAGGCACCTCGCTCCGCAATAACTTTCATCATCGGGGCATCAACATTCTTATCAATGGGATTTATTTTGGCGATGCGGATGGATTCTCGGACTTCGAGTCCATTGATCTCTTGGCCTATGAGCGGATCGAGGTCTATAAGGGGGCCAATGCATTGCGTTATGGCGCGAACTCCATTGGTGGTGCCATCAACTTCGTGCCCCGGACTGGCTACAGTGCGTCGATGCTGCAGATGCGGTTCTTGGCCGGAAGTTTCGGCATGGTCAGCGGCCAGGTCTCCAGCGGGAAAGTCACGGAGCCGTTTAAGGTCGGCAGCATGACCGCCACCGCCGATTATTATGTCAGTGTGTCCGGTAACCGCCAGGACGGATTTCAGGATCACAGTCAGCAGGCCCGTCAGCGCATCAATGCCAACGTGGGGTTGCAGCTCGGAAACCATCAGGAGATTAGAGCCTATTTTCTGCAGGCCAACGTCTCCGAAGCGATTCCCGGTTCATTAACCAATGCCCAGCTCTTTCAGAACCGGAGTCAGGCGGGCGGCCAAACCCCGCCGGGGACCCCTCCGTTCTTTGCCTGTGTGTCGAATAATCAAACGTGTAATTGGGGACGCTACTATAACCAGCAGCGCATCGGACTCGCCTATCGCAATGAGTTTGCTCCGAACCAGGCCTTTGAAATCATCCCCTATTTTTCGAACCAGTATGTCGACCATCCGATTTTTCAGACGATCCGGCAGGACAACACCAATGTCGGCGGCGAGTTCCGCTACGTCAATACCAACCAGCTGTTCGGACTCAACCATTCCTTTGTCGCCGGATTCCAACCCCGCTACGGAAATCAGCATCAAACGCGGTTTGTGAATATCAACGGCAACATCGGAGCCATGACACAGAATTACTTTGCCCGGACGACCTACTTCGGGGCTTATGCGGAAGATTCGCTCGATGCGACCAAGGATTTTACCATCGTCATCGGCGGTCGATGGGACAATAGCGGACGCCAGGCCAATGTGCAAAACTTCAGCCCGGCTGGCAATCCGTTCGATCCCACGATTCCTTCTACGCTGAGCAACACTCAGCAGCCGCTCCGGCATTTTGACGCCATCAGCCCGAAATTAGGTTTTGTCTATCGCACCACTCCGACCTCGCAAGCGTACTTTAATGCCAGCCGGGCGTATGAAGCGCCGCTCAATGTCGAATTACTCTCGTCCGTTAACGCGAACGGGAGTGCCAATACTGGGTTTCTCGACCTGGATGCGCAGCGGGCCTGGCAGTTTGAGCTGGGGCATCGCGGTACTTCAGCCAATAAGCGCTACTCCTGGGATGTGACCGCCTACGACTTGGAGATGAGGAAGGAGATCCTCGCCTCGAACATCAACAACCAGAGCACCTTTCAGAATGCTAACGGGACACGCCATACGGGCGTCGAAGCCGGCGGAGCCATGGTGCTGACCAGAGGTTTGTTCGCGCAGAACGCGGACGGCAGGGCGGACAGTCTCCAAACGCGGGTGGCCTATACCTGGTCCCGCTTCAAGTTCACCGATGATGTGCGTGGTGGTGGGGTCGGCGGCCCCAATGTGCTCGTCGCGAAGGACGGGAATACGGTGGCCGGTATGCCGGAGCATAATATGAACGTCGAGGTTCGCTACGATCACCCGGCAGGCTGGTGGGTGGCGCCGAATTTCGAATGGTCGCTCTCGGGGTTTTATGTGGACTATCTGAATACAGTGAAAAATCCTTCTTATTTCGTGCTCCATCTGAAGTCTGGATGGAACATCACGGATCGACTGACTTTCTTTGCAGAGGGACGGAATCTCACCGACAAGACCTATGCCGGTGCGGTCGTAGTGAACGACTCGCTCAACCGGTTCGCGAATCCATCGCAGGGGATCAGCGCCTATGCGGGGCTGGAGTACAAGTACTAA
- a CDS encoding thioredoxin domain-containing protein, whose amino-acid sequence MVNRQGARWASAVCAMVWCVVGLGGSPVAAATPDLKGKFEVLKDEVSTHTPGKVKLIEFADFYCPHCHRFDGEGLALLQKEFGNKLEATMVGFPVIHGKLPTPFDMYEQAKLMGKGSEMKAVLFRTIHKDKITGVLDRSLREVLIKEVGLDPKAFEDGMASGKPAKIFEEGRKWGERIKVQQTPTVLIDGNIKAETIDPENLKLIIQSILDADKKK is encoded by the coding sequence ATGGTGAATAGACAGGGTGCACGATGGGCCTCGGCGGTATGTGCGATGGTGTGGTGTGTCGTCGGCTTGGGGGGCTCGCCGGTCGCCGCCGCCACTCCCGACTTGAAGGGGAAGTTCGAAGTCTTGAAGGACGAAGTCTCCACACATACACCCGGCAAGGTGAAGTTGATTGAGTTTGCCGACTTCTACTGTCCGCATTGCCACCGGTTCGACGGAGAGGGGTTGGCGCTCCTCCAAAAAGAGTTCGGGAACAAGCTTGAGGCGACGATGGTGGGGTTCCCGGTGATCCATGGCAAGCTGCCGACCCCCTTCGATATGTACGAGCAGGCAAAGCTGATGGGGAAAGGGAGCGAAATGAAAGCGGTCCTCTTTCGCACCATCCACAAGGATAAGATTACAGGCGTGCTGGATCGCTCGTTGCGTGAAGTCTTGATCAAGGAAGTCGGTCTCGATCCGAAGGCCTTTGAAGATGGCATGGCCAGCGGGAAACCGGCGAAGATCTTTGAAGAGGGGCGCAAATGGGGCGAGCGCATCAAGGTCCAGCAGACCCCGACCGTGCTCATCGACGGGAATATTAAGGCAGAGACGATCGATCCGGAGAATCTCAAGTTGATCATCCAGAGTATTCTGGACGCCGATAAGAAGAAGTGA
- a CDS encoding heavy metal translocating P-type ATPase has protein sequence MAIDPICGMTVDPATAAGSHEHRGERYYFCGLSCLERFKADPERALQPRPASPAKPTTTRRPLPMLQPASVVAGAIDPVCGMTVQPATAAGSYEYQGKTYYFCAASCLTKFRADPIYYLTPVEQRLPRVAVAPSGGLVEYICPMDPEVLETQPGACRICGMALEPKMVSLEDEQNPELEDMSRRFWICLGPSLLVMLLAMAEMIPGLSLPQIFTGSVRNWVQWLLATPVVLWGGWPFFQRGWISVVNRTPNMFTLIAIGTGAAYGYSTVATVAPTLLPGSFRLHDGSIAVYFEAAAMITVLVLLGQVLELKARSQTSSAIRSLLRLAPKTARLIKSDGQEEDVLLEQIQVGQRLRVRPGERVPVDGMVQEGATSVDESMITGESIPVEKIIGTRVTGGTINGTGGIVMVAERVGRDTMLARIVQMVSEAQRSRAPIQRLADVAAAYFVPLVVAASLLTAVAWAIWGPDPKLAHALVNAVAVLIIACPCALGLATPMSIMVGTGRGAMAGVLVKKAEALEILGKVDTLVIDKTGTLTEGKPTLLSIQPVPPWTDVDLLRFAASLERSSEHPLAAAVVAGAEARGLSCVPVEQFHSVTGKGVTGTVAGRRIAIGTATFLRLEIGVSNQSLTTLDDNAASLRREGQTILFVAIDGQAAGILGVADPIKASTHEAVQELKADGLRVVMVTGDHRDTAEAVARQLGIEEVLAGVLPEHKGQIVARLKSQGCVVAMAGDGINDAPALALADVGIAMGTGADTAIESAGITLVKGDLRGLLRARRLSQATMRNIRQNLLFAFLYNVIGVPIAAGVLYPVWGILLSPMIASAAMTFSSVSVISNALRLRHVEL, from the coding sequence ATGGCGATTGATCCGATCTGCGGCATGACGGTGGATCCGGCGACGGCGGCTGGAAGTCACGAGCATCGAGGCGAGCGCTACTACTTTTGCGGCCTCTCCTGCCTGGAGCGATTCAAGGCCGATCCGGAGCGGGCGTTGCAGCCACGGCCTGCCAGTCCAGCAAAGCCGACGACGACAAGAAGACCCCTGCCGATGCTGCAGCCTGCCTCGGTTGTGGCAGGGGCTATCGATCCCGTCTGCGGGATGACGGTGCAGCCGGCCACGGCAGCCGGTTCCTACGAATATCAAGGGAAGACCTACTACTTCTGTGCGGCGAGTTGTCTCACCAAGTTCCGCGCCGATCCCATTTACTATCTGACGCCTGTTGAGCAGCGGCTTCCCCGCGTCGCGGTCGCTCCGTCCGGCGGACTGGTCGAGTACATTTGTCCGATGGACCCGGAGGTGCTGGAGACTCAACCGGGCGCATGCCGGATTTGCGGGATGGCGCTGGAACCAAAAATGGTCTCGCTTGAGGATGAACAGAACCCCGAGCTGGAGGATATGAGCAGGCGGTTCTGGATCTGTCTCGGGCCTTCCCTCCTGGTCATGTTGTTGGCCATGGCCGAGATGATTCCCGGCTTGTCACTTCCGCAGATCTTCACTGGCTCGGTGAGGAACTGGGTGCAATGGCTGTTGGCGACGCCGGTGGTGCTCTGGGGAGGCTGGCCGTTTTTTCAGCGAGGGTGGATTTCGGTGGTGAACCGGACTCCCAACATGTTCACGCTCATTGCCATTGGAACGGGAGCGGCCTATGGCTACAGCACGGTTGCCACCGTCGCGCCGACGCTACTCCCCGGTTCCTTCCGATTGCACGACGGTTCGATCGCCGTCTATTTTGAAGCCGCGGCCATGATTACGGTGCTTGTCTTGCTCGGCCAGGTTCTTGAGTTGAAGGCCCGGAGTCAGACGAGTTCCGCGATTCGTTCCTTGCTCAGACTCGCGCCAAAGACCGCCAGGCTGATCAAGTCGGACGGGCAGGAAGAAGATGTGCTGCTCGAGCAGATTCAGGTGGGTCAGCGATTACGCGTCAGGCCGGGCGAGCGAGTGCCGGTCGATGGGATGGTCCAGGAAGGTGCGACTTCGGTCGATGAGTCCATGATCACCGGGGAATCGATCCCGGTCGAAAAAATAATCGGGACTCGGGTGACCGGAGGGACGATCAACGGCACGGGCGGGATCGTGATGGTCGCCGAGCGAGTCGGGCGAGATACGATGCTCGCCAGGATTGTGCAGATGGTGAGCGAGGCGCAACGGAGCCGGGCGCCGATCCAGCGTCTTGCCGATGTGGCGGCGGCGTATTTTGTGCCGCTGGTCGTGGCGGCTTCATTGCTGACGGCGGTAGCCTGGGCGATCTGGGGCCCTGATCCGAAGTTGGCCCATGCGCTGGTCAATGCCGTCGCGGTCCTGATCATTGCCTGTCCCTGTGCGTTGGGATTGGCGACGCCGATGTCGATCATGGTAGGGACCGGTCGCGGGGCGATGGCCGGTGTGTTGGTCAAGAAGGCTGAAGCCCTGGAGATATTGGGGAAGGTGGATACGCTCGTCATCGATAAGACCGGAACCCTGACGGAGGGCAAGCCGACATTGCTCTCGATACAACCGGTGCCACCCTGGACCGATGTCGATCTGTTACGATTCGCGGCGAGTCTTGAGCGGAGTAGCGAACATCCTCTGGCTGCCGCAGTGGTGGCCGGAGCGGAAGCGCGAGGCCTCTCGTGCGTCCCGGTCGAGCAGTTTCATTCGGTGACGGGTAAGGGTGTGACCGGGACGGTGGCTGGCCGTCGGATCGCCATCGGGACGGCTACGTTTTTGCGGCTGGAGATCGGGGTATCAAACCAGAGCCTGACGACGTTGGACGACAACGCGGCTTCGCTTCGTCGTGAGGGGCAGACGATCCTGTTCGTGGCCATCGATGGACAGGCGGCCGGCATCCTTGGCGTGGCGGACCCGATCAAAGCTTCGACGCATGAGGCGGTGCAAGAGCTCAAGGCCGATGGTCTTCGGGTCGTCATGGTCACGGGCGATCATCGCGACACGGCAGAGGCCGTGGCCCGGCAACTCGGCATCGAAGAGGTTCTGGCTGGAGTCTTGCCGGAACACAAGGGCCAGATCGTGGCCCGTCTCAAGTCCCAAGGCTGCGTTGTGGCGATGGCCGGAGATGGGATCAATGATGCTCCTGCGCTGGCATTGGCCGATGTCGGGATTGCGATGGGGACCGGAGCAGATACGGCCATTGAAAGTGCGGGGATCACGCTGGTGAAAGGGGATCTGCGCGGGCTGCTTCGCGCACGCAGATTGAGCCAGGCCACGATGCGGAATATTCGGCAGAATCTCTTATTCGCATTTCTCTACAATGTCATCGGTGTGCCGATCGCGGCCGGCGTCCTCTACCCGGTCTGGGGAATCCTCCTGAGTCCCATGATCGCCAGTGCCGCCATGACGTTCAGTTCTGTGTCCGTCATCTCCAATGCCCTCCGCCTGCGTCATGTGGAATTGTAA
- a CDS encoding Slp family lipoprotein encodes MPTAHYIEYAGNLLLTLCYTVDMLSRTLLSTLVLLIALTGCASTQETWGGPDVQALTFLQLKAAPDSVQGQPVVFGGMVLTARRLKDGTRIEILQLPLDRSMHPGYDLTKSQGRFVALQHEFLDPATLPHGTRITVAGNVAGSIALPLDETEYVYPIIEVKRLQVWSAAEEAAPRIRPQIGPGAYWGPYWSPYYRPWPYRW; translated from the coding sequence ATGCCGACCGCTCATTATATCGAATATGCCGGGAACTTACTTCTCACTCTTTGTTATACTGTCGATATGTTGTCGCGCACCCTACTCTCCACGCTCGTCCTGCTCATCGCGCTCACCGGCTGTGCCTCGACACAAGAAACGTGGGGCGGCCCTGACGTACAGGCACTCACCTTCCTTCAGCTCAAAGCCGCACCCGATTCCGTACAGGGTCAACCAGTGGTCTTCGGCGGCATGGTCTTGACGGCTCGACGTCTTAAAGACGGCACAAGAATCGAAATCTTACAGTTGCCGCTCGATCGATCGATGCATCCCGGATACGACTTGACCAAATCCCAAGGCCGCTTCGTCGCACTGCAGCACGAGTTCCTCGATCCTGCCACATTGCCCCACGGCACCAGAATCACCGTGGCAGGCAACGTAGCGGGATCGATTGCGCTGCCCCTCGATGAGACCGAATACGTCTATCCGATCATTGAGGTGAAACGTTTACAGGTATGGAGTGCCGCTGAAGAAGCGGCCCCTCGTATCAGGCCTCAGATAGGCCCTGGTGCGTACTGGGGGCCCTACTGGAGTCCCTACTACCGCCCCTGGCCCTATCGTTGGTAG
- a CDS encoding tetratricopeptide repeat protein → MNRLLHHRAVVLLVLCLALAAPLASVLAAAEQPDAAQRHYERGAGLLRKGDLPAAAEAVRKSIELNPSSAESYRLLGQILFNERNPSKAVEAFTHAVKLNPKYAEALNDLAEVYLAQGKSAEAEQALTRAIDANPKHAESYLDLAKVYEQRHESSEALQTYQRLLTVVPDQPEALFALATIYDGQGEAKAASDMLRRLTKSNPKHANGWYLNGRIAERNNDLIEAAYSYKQAVAAKPDLVDAHYNLGFVYRSQGRPNEAEREFLEVLRYRPEYAEAHMNLGVIYTGLNRLEEAERSYERAVELKPDYAEAHYNLGVFYELNRKDLPKALAQYHRYLKLGGRDDRVERIVGAGGR, encoded by the coding sequence GTGAATCGCCTCCTCCATCATCGTGCTGTCGTCCTGCTCGTTCTGTGCCTGGCTCTGGCGGCTCCTCTGGCTTCCGTCTTGGCAGCGGCTGAGCAACCGGATGCCGCGCAACGCCACTATGAGCGGGGAGCCGGGCTGTTGCGAAAAGGCGACCTTCCTGCCGCAGCCGAGGCGGTCAGAAAATCCATCGAACTGAATCCCTCATCGGCCGAGTCGTACCGCCTGCTGGGCCAAATCCTCTTTAACGAGCGAAACCCCTCCAAAGCCGTTGAGGCCTTCACGCATGCCGTGAAGCTTAACCCCAAGTACGCGGAGGCGCTGAACGATCTGGCCGAAGTCTATTTGGCGCAAGGGAAGTCGGCAGAGGCCGAGCAGGCGTTGACGCGAGCCATCGACGCTAATCCGAAACATGCTGAATCCTATCTCGACTTGGCTAAGGTCTATGAGCAGCGGCATGAGTCGTCCGAGGCGTTGCAGACTTACCAGAGGCTGTTGACCGTGGTTCCAGACCAGCCCGAGGCCTTATTTGCACTGGCCACAATCTATGACGGCCAGGGGGAGGCGAAAGCGGCGAGCGACATGCTGCGCCGGCTGACGAAATCGAATCCCAAACATGCGAATGGCTGGTACTTGAATGGGCGTATCGCCGAGAGGAACAATGACCTCATCGAAGCCGCCTATTCGTACAAACAGGCGGTTGCCGCCAAGCCAGACTTGGTCGACGCGCATTACAATCTTGGTTTTGTCTACCGGAGCCAGGGGCGGCCGAACGAGGCGGAGCGGGAATTTCTCGAGGTGTTACGGTACCGCCCGGAGTATGCCGAAGCCCACATGAACCTCGGTGTGATCTACACCGGCCTCAACAGGCTTGAAGAGGCGGAACGGTCCTACGAGCGAGCGGTCGAGTTGAAGCCGGACTATGCGGAAGCGCACTACAACTTGGGTGTCTTCTATGAGTTGAACCGGAAAGATCTGCCGAAGGCACTGGCGCAATATCACCGGTATCTCAAGCTCGGGGGGCGCGACGATCGCGTGGAGCGCATTGTCGGGGCCGGAGGACGGTGA